In Nostoc sp. CENA543, a single genomic region encodes these proteins:
- a CDS encoding TIGR02281 family clan AA aspartic protease → MLQPFFSRATLIFLSGAIAVASAGCTTNQPKTSVLRNQQSVVTDDLATAKSPAEPTTAPSIPTSTNLPSSPLEPSAFEMGLDKAAGATSISQSAQSPDDWYLVASQYHDAITLMRKVERQSPEFAIAQAKINEFEGQMKYAIRQANTAAKPSPRSVAVASRPVKAAKTRQSAPPIANATPESKFTIPVPPPGTEVSTETTGFPVSAAITPERVYIAPIRRRVGGTPVVSVTFNGQQQFDMIVDTGASGTVITQAMANALGVIPVGKAKANTASSRAVEFPIGYLDSMTLGGVTVNRVPVAIAGTELETGLLGHDFFGNYDVTIKRNVVEFRPQSHSDASSGGIELNVPALSRQYQSVESP, encoded by the coding sequence ATGCTTCAGCCCTTTTTTTCTCGTGCGACGCTGATTTTTCTGTCTGGTGCGATCGCAGTTGCGAGTGCCGGTTGTACGACAAATCAACCAAAAACGTCTGTTTTGCGGAATCAGCAATCTGTGGTGACTGATGATCTGGCTACAGCCAAATCTCCGGCAGAACCTACGACTGCACCCAGCATCCCGACATCAACTAACCTGCCATCATCACCCCTAGAACCCAGTGCTTTTGAAATGGGACTAGATAAGGCAGCAGGTGCGACTAGTATTAGTCAATCGGCACAATCGCCGGATGATTGGTATTTGGTGGCGAGTCAGTATCATGATGCGATTACTTTGATGCGAAAGGTGGAACGGCAAAGTCCAGAGTTTGCGATCGCCCAAGCTAAAATCAATGAGTTTGAGGGGCAAATGAAGTATGCTATCCGCCAAGCTAATACGGCTGCTAAACCATCGCCTCGGTCTGTAGCGGTAGCTTCTCGCCCAGTTAAGGCGGCAAAGACTCGTCAGTCTGCACCTCCCATAGCAAATGCTACACCTGAATCTAAATTCACTATTCCTGTACCACCACCTGGAACAGAAGTATCCACAGAAACAACAGGTTTTCCGGTATCGGCTGCTATTACTCCAGAAAGGGTATACATTGCCCCCATTAGACGGCGGGTTGGTGGTACACCTGTGGTGAGTGTGACCTTCAATGGTCAGCAACAGTTTGACATGATTGTTGATACTGGGGCAAGTGGCACAGTGATTACTCAAGCAATGGCCAATGCTTTGGGAGTGATCCCAGTGGGGAAAGCCAAAGCTAACACCGCTAGTTCTAGGGCGGTAGAATTTCCGATTGGTTATTTGGACTCGATGACTTTGGGGGGTGTGACAGTGAATCGTGTACCGGTGGCGATCGCTGGGACAGAATTAGAAACGGGTTTATTGGGACATGATTTTTTTGGTAATTACGATGTCACCATTAAACGCAACGTGGTAGAGTTCCGCCCGCAATCGCACTCAGATGCTAGTTCTGGAGGAATTGAACTAAATGTTCCAGCTTTGTCCAGGCAGTACCAGTCTGTAGAATCTCCTTAG
- a CDS encoding virulence factor SrfB, which translates to MPVEIQLVPRFQVRVNHRKYLELPSIQLLATGNNVPHISSITCTVKGIPSELATKIQQAYKKFDSETPKISQIGQLEQYPCKLSHPLNQAINCHLRVMVEYFDSDHSGNPLLSVRQKVAAYCHLWSLPMEEKIISNPVINPVEVRSEKPSNGKAKKRFPGWLAVDFGTSNSTVTLFDPIEVPIAEVLPREQEIRLRDRLSQWLNSPAIIALPEVSESEWDKFIVDISKNLEIEPSNLSEVFSGENKSRFLEAIRQIELCLGNSDRFRRAVSKKLYQIYHEVFRVPTLESQNLIPVVLDIDRRDTEIPSELEVASLEAIKLRMGREARDNRKKAIAQGTSSSLKEIISRFHHSPKRYFGQDRKFPVILEGEEDIIDVSQLIQAAWAHLIELTEDYRQRARRRFSEGDFLTAVVTYPTVAPPVVRKEVKHLVEQLGIDDVQTAYDEAVSVAIFFLWREFGGNLNIGIESFKTRCRQENNKWSQNVLVLDIGGGTTDLALIELTLEDNTPYFASHEDRGLGGRYYKLTPKLLGSSGHLQLGGELITLKVFRLLKVAIADFLLTAVTQGDIESDKLEDLINAELNERFLEQGKFKSGSLLKCVDKENPEGDAAYKDALDTAEKVIPTRWQQAPQRLQTFYTLWDHAETAKLKLGQKSDHSLLTFTLSEQQIAELLTQSAIKFQVRNSENICVTIDNQQFERVAASAIKEAIGIAKGLMESRLRPDNNNIDPWNTHKVDWLILSGKTCNLDLVQRQIYQEFSKSPYFVWNPERITFVLEYTKLATSAGACYAEKLRRLRFDPEESKGLLQKGANQLEIDVKNLFYYLPCNFKRKTQSNELLTVFKAGQELYQLSASENVAKVRTNWVGIQLTNIIYRQDYEDGDLRLWGSFDGKNLMGQLRMDEAEFLRKIKVQFEIDQTLQFKVLLCQGNPHYLIDVPGIDINAALTKVSETSLFTNGKLQWNIAVERPDKDLNDGDIAVNVIESATVDYPDAYHLVFEVDKDGSKPLQQFHYLHDGESASGSGLISNPLPPFPYSNQHTFYMYQTDAATQTKKWIRIGALAKPNVNTDYPCQYRVTIDDKGILRIHAGDVPYLTSLDLECLTQEGCVYCGELDLQPNEVDKERDPFSGIH; encoded by the coding sequence ATGCCTGTAGAGATTCAACTTGTGCCTCGCTTTCAAGTGCGGGTTAATCATAGAAAGTATTTAGAATTACCCAGTATTCAACTGCTGGCTACGGGAAATAATGTACCTCATATTTCTAGTATCACCTGTACAGTTAAAGGCATACCAAGTGAATTAGCGACTAAAATTCAACAGGCGTATAAAAAGTTTGATTCTGAAACTCCCAAAATCTCCCAAATTGGTCAACTAGAACAATATCCGTGTAAATTATCTCACCCTTTAAACCAAGCAATCAACTGTCATTTACGGGTAATGGTGGAATATTTTGACTCTGACCATTCAGGAAATCCACTATTATCTGTAAGACAAAAAGTAGCAGCTTATTGTCATCTGTGGTCACTACCTATGGAAGAAAAAATCATCAGTAATCCAGTTATCAATCCTGTAGAAGTTCGTAGCGAAAAACCCAGCAACGGGAAAGCTAAAAAAAGATTTCCTGGATGGTTAGCGGTGGATTTCGGCACATCTAATTCTACAGTGACTCTGTTCGACCCGATAGAAGTGCCTATCGCCGAAGTTTTACCCAGAGAACAGGAAATCAGATTGCGCGATCGCCTGTCCCAGTGGTTGAATTCTCCGGCTATAATTGCCTTACCGGAGGTCAGCGAAAGTGAATGGGATAAGTTTATTGTTGATATTAGTAAAAATCTGGAAATTGAGCCGAGTAATTTAAGTGAAGTTTTTAGCGGTGAGAATAAATCGAGATTCTTAGAAGCGATTCGCCAAATCGAATTATGCTTAGGAAACAGCGATAGATTTCGTCGGGCTGTGAGCAAAAAACTCTATCAAATTTATCATGAAGTCTTCCGCGTTCCCACATTAGAATCTCAAAATTTAATTCCTGTAGTTTTAGATATTGACCGTCGAGATACAGAAATTCCCAGCGAGTTAGAAGTAGCGAGTTTAGAAGCGATCAAACTCCGCATGGGGAGAGAAGCTAGGGACAATAGAAAAAAAGCGATCGCACAGGGAACCAGTAGTTCTTTAAAAGAAATTATTAGTCGCTTTCATCATTCACCCAAGCGTTACTTTGGACAGGATAGAAAATTTCCAGTTATTTTGGAAGGTGAAGAAGATATTATTGATGTTAGTCAACTGATTCAAGCAGCATGGGCGCATCTAATCGAATTAACTGAAGATTATCGTCAACGCGCCAGACGCAGATTTTCCGAAGGAGATTTTTTAACCGCCGTCGTCACCTATCCCACCGTCGCACCGCCTGTAGTCAGAAAAGAAGTTAAGCATTTAGTCGAACAATTGGGAATTGATGATGTCCAGACAGCCTATGATGAAGCGGTATCTGTGGCTATCTTCTTTTTATGGCGAGAATTTGGCGGTAATTTAAATATTGGCATTGAATCTTTTAAAACCCGTTGTCGCCAAGAAAATAATAAATGGTCGCAAAATGTTCTCGTATTAGATATTGGTGGGGGGACGACGGATTTAGCATTAATTGAACTCACCTTGGAAGATAATACACCCTACTTTGCCAGTCATGAAGATAGAGGTTTAGGCGGCAGATACTATAAATTGACTCCCAAATTATTGGGTTCTTCAGGACATTTACAACTAGGTGGTGAGTTAATTACCCTGAAAGTGTTTAGACTATTGAAAGTAGCGATCGCTGATTTTTTACTGACAGCCGTTACTCAAGGTGATATCGAAAGCGACAAGCTAGAAGACTTAATCAACGCCGAATTAAACGAACGCTTTTTAGAACAAGGTAAATTTAAAAGTGGCAGTTTATTAAAATGTGTTGATAAGGAAAATCCCGAAGGTGACGCAGCTTATAAAGACGCGTTAGATACCGCCGAAAAAGTCATCCCCACCCGTTGGCAACAAGCACCCCAACGTCTGCAAACCTTCTATACCCTTTGGGATCATGCGGAAACTGCTAAACTCAAACTAGGACAAAAATCCGATCATTCTCTGTTAACCTTCACCCTTTCCGAACAGCAAATTGCAGAACTCCTCACCCAAAGCGCAATTAAATTCCAGGTGAGAAACTCAGAGAATATTTGTGTCACCATAGATAACCAACAATTTGAACGCGTCGCAGCTTCCGCTATTAAAGAAGCCATTGGTATTGCAAAAGGCTTAATGGAAAGTCGTCTGCGTCCTGACAACAACAATATCGACCCCTGGAACACCCATAAAGTTGATTGGTTAATCCTCTCCGGTAAAACCTGCAATCTCGATTTAGTACAACGGCAAATTTACCAAGAATTTAGCAAATCCCCTTATTTTGTCTGGAATCCCGAACGCATTACCTTTGTGTTGGAGTACACCAAACTCGCCACCTCCGCCGGTGCTTGTTACGCCGAGAAACTACGCAGGCTGAGATTTGACCCCGAAGAATCCAAAGGATTATTGCAAAAAGGCGCAAATCAACTAGAAATAGACGTTAAAAACCTGTTTTATTACCTACCTTGCAACTTCAAACGCAAAACCCAAAGTAACGAACTCCTCACCGTTTTTAAAGCTGGACAAGAACTCTACCAACTCTCAGCCTCAGAAAACGTCGCCAAAGTTCGTACAAATTGGGTAGGGATACAGTTAACTAACATTATTTACCGCCAAGACTACGAAGATGGAGACTTACGCCTGTGGGGTAGCTTCGACGGTAAAAACTTGATGGGACAATTGCGGATGGATGAAGCTGAGTTCCTGCGAAAAATTAAAGTCCAGTTTGAAATTGACCAAACACTGCAATTTAAAGTTTTGTTATGTCAAGGAAACCCCCACTACTTAATTGATGTTCCTGGAATTGACATTAATGCAGCGTTAACAAAAGTCTCAGAAACATCATTATTTACCAATGGGAAACTGCAATGGAATATCGCCGTTGAACGTCCTGATAAAGATTTAAATGATGGTGATATTGCTGTAAATGTGATTGAATCAGCGACAGTTGATTATCCAGATGCTTATCATTTGGTGTTTGAAGTAGACAAAGATGGTAGTAAACCTCTGCAACAATTCCATTACTTACATGATGGTGAATCCGCATCAGGAAGCGGTTTAATTAGTAATCCGTTGCCGCCTTTTCCCTACAGTAATCAGCATACGTTTTATATGTACCAAACGGATGCGGCAACTCAGACAAAAAAATGGATACGCATCGGCGCGTTAGCTAAACCTAATGTGAATACGGATTATCCTTGTCAGTATCGTGTAACAATTGATGACAAAGGTATTTTGCGTATCCATGCTGGTGATGTACCTTATTTAACATCACTAGATTTAGAATGTTTAACACAGGAAGGATGTGTCTATTGTGGTGAGTTAGACTTACAACCGAATGAGGTTGATAAGGAACGTGATCCTTTTTCCGGTATCCATTGA
- a CDS encoding cytochrome b/b6 domain-containing protein, with the protein MSRSAPYQPLLLRILHGVSGILAIAAIITGFLVYNTFDGRFGKILIPRISTIIDIHGTFAVFFLIVFPAIALYSFHAGNKRLLQGDSFQNLSQVGRPIWWVSLQRIANTLMLLASVFALISGRMMKEEWLPTGELNHVWYYLHLSAWVVMVVCLAIHLLMSSKVGGVPLLVSMFVFKVRPEDKPSRWWDDLRAWWGNLSANFGVGNNLLLRVLEIIVLVGILMAFVLPLVAGG; encoded by the coding sequence ATGTCTCGTTCTGCTCCCTATCAACCATTATTGTTGCGAATTCTGCATGGTGTGAGTGGTATTTTAGCGATCGCCGCCATCATTACCGGATTTTTAGTTTACAATACTTTCGATGGCAGATTCGGTAAAATCCTCATCCCCCGCATCAGTACCATTATCGATATTCACGGGACTTTTGCAGTTTTTTTCTTGATTGTGTTTCCAGCGATCGCGCTGTATAGTTTTCATGCAGGAAACAAACGACTGTTGCAAGGGGATTCTTTCCAAAACTTAAGTCAGGTTGGTAGACCGATTTGGTGGGTGAGTTTGCAAAGAATTGCTAATACTCTAATGTTGCTAGCCTCTGTTTTCGCCTTAATTTCCGGCAGAATGATGAAAGAAGAATGGCTACCAACAGGAGAGTTAAATCACGTTTGGTATTATTTGCATTTGTCAGCTTGGGTGGTGATGGTTGTCTGTTTGGCTATTCATCTTTTGATGTCTAGCAAGGTGGGTGGTGTACCTTTATTAGTTTCGATGTTTGTGTTCAAGGTGCGTCCTGAAGATAAGCCTAGTCGTTGGTGGGATGATTTGCGCGCTTGGTGGGGAAATTTATCAGCTAACTTTGGCGTAGGCAATAATTTGCTTTTGCGAGTTTTAGAGATAATTGTATTAGTGGGAATTTTGATGGCGTTTGTTTTACCTTTGGTGGCTGGGGGTTGA
- a CDS encoding proteasome protein — MELEKIGCFKEYGELILEKITSVPQNPSQQEDWVPTSLDECILRLRESAEKTVGLATSPVKIGVMGEFSSGKTLLLGSLIGYGDALPISENPTTGNVTAIHIIPQAGFATTQVGNFTVEYLTREGVNECLRFMLGEANRRTIAAGLPPIPTATLNSGNEILRWCQETWNSSNNLELRYLVRELVVFLRAYASYEVLCGKRYPIDAVTAKDGLQLAEQPMAIQTLRFEDLPPAHIRLPSPPQTLPTKLLQNSFPLIRRIDIEVRISQEIWDVTGADRFILLDFPGLGAANSGARDTFLSLRELAEVQTILVLLNGKSPGSDRAHKIFTMMQQQRPGQDLKDLILVGVGRFDQLPLESEGGERELDSLIDDSRTPQLTAEAVLRKLKVLQTTIDGASAFTINQDRIVLLSPLLGLAELAKRSSSVKAGSPEFLANLDYPEYLERSKRLQQKWRKLSDRLLESDPRHGLGRKLGYFAQDGGIAKLRELIQNHVATHGLKQLYEDTRRAAENLKLQQENLKAIIAEIHAQGIPTGDSEALIDLRNAIESLDKTYRHFQKDIGKQPLKDRRGTVVSDVVKDELTFRVISWNQWTLLFNKINNGTITLTESKGAAGKLFDRGSRTNSSIPTKSDDFYPAFAKTVKEVEEFARDRIQQAVVDLLSRLSHQIAPERDQLLAILTPEMEQEIEAKFGPEEADLFYQLLLGCDPNKWQDVILEEINQQDKSLIPEIMFPLARQDEKHNIGQIFDWSPEKNIGLTRTANHQLFILRLRDEITASASLHLVQYVSEVNQQVNGELEGILDQIIPTLQNLSKKDALLRFIAASDTQSGGRVPPWLQNLTEIANISDSLTANQ, encoded by the coding sequence ATGGAACTAGAAAAAATAGGATGTTTTAAAGAGTACGGCGAACTGATTTTAGAAAAAATTACTTCTGTTCCGCAAAATCCTTCTCAACAAGAAGATTGGGTGCCTACTAGCTTAGATGAATGTATTTTACGTCTCCGAGAAAGTGCGGAGAAAACCGTAGGTCTTGCTACCTCTCCTGTAAAAATCGGTGTAATGGGAGAGTTTAGTAGCGGCAAAACTTTACTTTTAGGTAGTTTAATCGGCTACGGGGATGCTTTACCCATCAGCGAAAATCCCACTACAGGTAATGTCACGGCTATTCATATCATCCCCCAAGCGGGCTTTGCCACGACGCAAGTTGGTAATTTCACCGTGGAATATTTAACGCGGGAAGGGGTAAATGAATGCTTGCGTTTCATGTTGGGGGAAGCTAACCGCCGGACTATCGCCGCCGGACTTCCCCCCATTCCCACCGCCACCCTCAACTCTGGAAACGAAATTCTCCGATGGTGTCAAGAAACTTGGAATAGTAGCAATAATTTGGAATTGCGCTATCTGGTGCGGGAATTGGTAGTGTTTTTACGCGCTTATGCTTCCTACGAAGTATTGTGCGGGAAACGCTACCCCATCGATGCAGTCACAGCAAAGGACGGGTTACAGTTAGCAGAACAGCCAATGGCTATCCAAACCCTACGCTTTGAAGACTTACCACCGGCGCATATTCGTTTACCGAGTCCCCCCCAAACCTTACCCACGAAGTTATTACAAAATAGTTTCCCGTTAATTCGGCGCATTGATATTGAAGTGAGAATTTCTCAAGAAATTTGGGATGTCACCGGTGCAGATAGATTTATTTTGTTAGATTTTCCTGGTTTGGGTGCGGCGAATTCTGGCGCGCGGGATACCTTTTTATCCCTGCGGGAATTGGCGGAGGTGCAAACAATTCTCGTACTGCTCAATGGTAAATCACCAGGGAGCGATCGCGCCCACAAAATTTTCACGATGATGCAGCAACAGCGTCCTGGACAAGACCTCAAGGATTTAATTTTGGTGGGTGTAGGACGGTTTGACCAATTACCTTTAGAAAGTGAAGGCGGCGAGAGAGAATTAGATTCACTCATTGATGATAGTCGTACCCCCCAACTCACAGCTGAGGCGGTATTGCGAAAACTCAAGGTGTTGCAAACCACCATCGATGGCGCGAGTGCATTCACAATTAATCAAGACCGCATTGTACTACTCTCTCCCCTATTGGGACTAGCCGAATTAGCCAAACGTTCTAGCAGTGTGAAAGCTGGTTCACCAGAATTTTTAGCTAACTTAGATTATCCAGAGTATTTAGAAAGGTCAAAGCGACTGCAACAAAAATGGCGCAAGTTGAGCGATCGCCTGTTAGAATCAGATCCGCGTCACGGTTTAGGCAGAAAATTGGGTTACTTTGCTCAAGATGGGGGTATCGCCAAACTGCGGGAGTTAATTCAAAATCACGTTGCGACTCACGGACTCAAGCAACTATATGAAGATACTAGACGCGCCGCCGAAAATTTAAAATTACAACAGGAAAACCTCAAAGCTATTATTGCCGAAATTCACGCCCAAGGTATTCCCACCGGTGATTCTGAGGCTTTAATTGACTTAAGAAACGCCATTGAAAGTTTAGATAAAACCTATCGTCATTTTCAAAAAGATATCGGCAAACAACCACTCAAAGACCGCCGGGGAACAGTGGTGAGTGATGTAGTTAAAGATGAACTCACCTTTAGAGTGATTAGTTGGAATCAATGGACTTTATTATTTAACAAAATCAATAACGGCACAATTACTTTAACCGAATCAAAAGGTGCAGCCGGGAAGTTATTTGATAGAGGTAGTAGAACCAATAGCAGCATCCCGACTAAAAGCGATGACTTTTACCCCGCCTTCGCCAAGACAGTCAAAGAAGTGGAAGAATTTGCGCGCGATCGCATCCAGCAAGCTGTAGTAGACTTACTCAGTAGATTATCTCACCAGATTGCCCCAGAGCGCGATCAGCTATTGGCGATTTTGACCCCAGAAATGGAACAGGAAATTGAAGCCAAATTTGGCCCTGAAGAAGCCGATTTATTTTATCAATTGCTGTTAGGTTGCGACCCCAATAAATGGCAAGACGTAATTTTAGAGGAGATTAATCAACAAGATAAATCTCTCATCCCTGAAATTATGTTTCCTCTAGCGCGTCAGGATGAAAAACACAATATTGGTCAAATCTTTGATTGGTCGCCAGAGAAAAATATCGGTTTAACTAGAACCGCTAATCATCAGTTATTTATCTTACGCTTACGTGATGAAATTACTGCCAGTGCCAGCCTGCATTTAGTGCAGTATGTCAGCGAAGTTAATCAACAAGTCAATGGCGAATTGGAGGGGATTTTAGATCAAATTATACCCACCTTACAAAACCTCTCGAAAAAAGATGCTTTGCTGAGATTTATCGCCGCTAGTGATACCCAATCTGGTGGGAGAGTCCCACCTTGGCTACAGAATCTCACAGAAATTGCTAACATTTCTGATTCCCTAACAGCTAATCAGTAA
- a CDS encoding DNA adenine methylase produces MLKSPLRYPGGKSKAINQIVEYLPESFTEFREPFIGGGSVFIYLKQKFPHLKFWINDLNQELFLFWKIAQSELVQLVKEIQQIKDKYTDGKLLFTELTNVDVKSLSDLERAVRFFVLNRITFSGTVESGGFSQEAFHKRFTYSSIERLEKLETILDGDIQITNLDYSELVKAKGDNVFLFLDPPYFSATKSKLYGKDGDLHTSFDHQRFAEILKQCHHQWLITYDDSPQIRENLKYAHIYEWELQYGMNNYKQGKAAKGKELFITNYKFKCNAEKKIDKDNKTHSALQLQLDILI; encoded by the coding sequence ATGCTCAAAAGCCCTCTCCGCTATCCTGGCGGTAAATCAAAAGCCATCAATCAAATAGTTGAATATCTACCAGAAAGTTTTACTGAATTTCGTGAACCATTTATAGGCGGTGGTTCAGTCTTTATTTATCTTAAGCAAAAGTTTCCTCATCTAAAATTTTGGATTAATGATTTAAATCAAGAGTTATTTTTATTTTGGAAAATCGCTCAATCTGAGCTAGTGCAGTTAGTTAAAGAAATACAGCAAATTAAAGATAAATATACCGATGGTAAATTACTATTTACAGAATTAACTAATGTGGATGTTAAGAGCCTATCTGATTTAGAAAGAGCAGTTCGCTTTTTTGTACTCAATCGAATTACATTTTCTGGCACAGTAGAATCAGGAGGATTTTCCCAGGAAGCTTTTCATAAAAGATTTACATATTCTTCTATAGAAAGATTAGAGAAACTAGAAACTATTTTAGATGGGGATATTCAAATAACTAATTTGGACTACAGTGAACTTGTAAAAGCCAAAGGTGATAATGTATTTTTATTTTTAGATCCACCATATTTCAGTGCTACAAAATCCAAATTATATGGAAAAGATGGCGATTTACATACATCTTTCGACCATCAAAGATTTGCTGAAATATTAAAACAATGCCATCATCAATGGCTAATTACTTACGATGATTCACCGCAAATTAGGGAAAACCTTAAATATGCTCATATCTACGAATGGGAATTACAATATGGCATGAATAACTATAAGCAAGGAAAAGCAGCAAAAGGTAAAGAGTTATTCATTACTAACTACAAATTTAAATGTAATGCTGAGAAAAAAATAGATAAAGATAACAAGACTCATTCTGCTTTGCAGTTGCAGCTTGATATTTTGATTTAA
- the trpD gene encoding anthranilate phosphoribosyltransferase — translation MTTSAATTASLEPYLLLQQLIDGQSLSRTQAAELMQGWLSEAIPPELSGAILTALNFKGVSAEELTGMAEVLQSQSKMGTGNASTLSTQHPALSTVIDTCGTGGDGSSTFNISTAVAFVVAAYDVPVAKHGNRSASSLTGSADVLEALGVNLNAPSEKVQAALQEVGITFLFAPGWHPALKAVAQLRRTLRIRTVFNLLGPLVNPLRPTGQVVGLFTPKLLETVAQALQNLGKEKAIVLHGRERLDEAGLGDLTDLAVLSDGEVKLTTINPQEVGVTPAPITALKGGDVQENAVILKAVLQGKGTQAQQDAVALNASLALQVAGAIPLLDHTQGVKAAKEILQTGTAWTKLEHLVQFLQN, via the coding sequence ATGACAACTTCTGCTGCTACCACCGCCTCCCTAGAACCCTATCTTCTCTTACAACAGCTAATTGATGGTCAATCCCTCAGTCGCACTCAAGCCGCAGAATTAATGCAAGGTTGGCTGAGTGAAGCCATCCCTCCAGAATTATCCGGTGCAATCTTAACTGCACTCAACTTTAAGGGTGTTTCCGCCGAAGAACTCACAGGTATGGCTGAAGTTCTACAATCGCAGTCGAAAATGGGGACTGGGAACGCTTCCACACTCAGCACTCAGCACCCAGCACTCAGCACTGTAATAGATACTTGCGGAACTGGTGGTGATGGTTCTTCCACTTTCAACATTTCTACAGCCGTGGCTTTTGTGGTGGCGGCTTATGATGTACCTGTTGCCAAACATGGTAATCGTTCAGCATCGAGTTTAACAGGCAGTGCTGATGTTTTAGAGGCGTTGGGCGTGAATTTAAACGCGCCTAGTGAAAAAGTCCAAGCTGCACTACAAGAAGTCGGGATCACCTTTTTATTTGCCCCTGGTTGGCATCCCGCATTGAAAGCTGTGGCACAATTACGCCGGACTTTAAGAATTCGCACAGTGTTTAATTTACTTGGCCCCTTAGTAAATCCCTTGCGTCCCACTGGGCAAGTAGTAGGTTTATTTACACCCAAACTTTTAGAAACCGTTGCCCAAGCTTTACAAAATTTAGGCAAGGAAAAGGCGATTGTTCTCCACGGCAGGGAAAGATTAGATGAAGCGGGTTTAGGTGATTTAACGGATTTAGCAGTGTTATCGGATGGTGAAGTTAAGCTAACTACCATTAATCCTCAAGAAGTTGGCGTAACGCCTGCACCAATTACAGCCCTCAAAGGTGGCGATGTGCAAGAAAACGCCGTCATTTTAAAAGCAGTGCTACAAGGCAAAGGCACTCAGGCACAACAAGACGCTGTAGCCCTCAATGCGTCCTTAGCACTACAGGTAGCGGGTGCGATTCCCTTATTAGACCATACCCAAGGTGTGAAAGCGGCTAAGGAGATTCTACAGACTGGTACTGCCTGGACAAAGCTGGAACATTTAGTTCAATTCCTCCAGAACTAG